The following proteins are encoded in a genomic region of Bacillus sp. FJAT-22090:
- a CDS encoding catalase, which translates to MIQINTSNEQHSTLPTEAVDALENIEGRFPGSRRAHAKGIYYEAIFKPTGNAKPFTIAEHLQNEEIPVTVRFSNSPPNPSAADFLSPAKGMSVHFHLPDGKTSHLVSTTVPMFITKSPEIFVDMLKTLTADKTGLDKVDLGLGIVNILKKYPDRKNIFAALKEQLKQPPTSYALLNYYPIHAFYFVNKDGKRQAIKYEWQPVKLVESSSNLDVSKSSPNYLSEDLNARLANGPVSFNLVIRLGLDSDPTDDPTDPWPDDREKIVAGQLTLLKALQPKEELLFDPTIVGKGIELTNDPILHFRHEAYSVSYNRRNNE; encoded by the coding sequence GTGATTCAGATCAATACATCTAATGAGCAACATAGCACTTTGCCGACCGAAGCAGTCGATGCACTAGAAAACATAGAAGGTAGGTTTCCCGGATCTCGTCGTGCCCATGCAAAAGGTATATATTACGAGGCCATTTTTAAACCAACAGGAAACGCAAAACCTTTTACGATTGCTGAGCATCTTCAAAACGAAGAAATCCCTGTGACTGTTCGGTTCTCAAATAGTCCTCCAAATCCATCAGCAGCTGATTTCCTTTCACCTGCTAAAGGTATGTCTGTCCACTTCCACTTACCAGATGGTAAAACAAGTCATTTAGTCAGCACGACAGTCCCCATGTTTATAACGAAGAGTCCTGAAATATTTGTAGACATGCTAAAAACACTAACTGCCGACAAAACAGGACTAGATAAGGTAGATTTAGGATTAGGTATAGTAAATATCTTAAAAAAATATCCCGATAGAAAAAACATTTTCGCCGCGCTTAAAGAACAACTGAAGCAACCACCAACAAGTTATGCACTCTTAAACTATTACCCTATACATGCCTTTTACTTTGTTAATAAAGATGGTAAGCGGCAAGCAATCAAATACGAGTGGCAACCTGTAAAACTAGTAGAAAGCTCATCTAATTTGGATGTGAGTAAATCTTCACCAAACTATCTTAGCGAGGATCTCAACGCTCGATTGGCAAATGGCCCGGTTTCATTTAATTTGGTTATTCGATTAGGATTAGATAGCGACCCTACCGATGATCCTACCGATCCATGGCCAGATGATCGAGAAAAAATTGTAGCTGGACAACTTACATTATTAAAAGCCCTTCAACCGAAGGAAGAATTATTATTCGATCCGACGATTGTAGGAAAAGGCATCGAACTAACCAATGATCCAATCTTACACTTCCGTCATGAAGCTTACAGCGTTTCTTATAATAGACGGAACAATGAATAA
- a CDS encoding LemA family protein, translated as MKKLLGPIVIIVVIIAIFTAILIPSYNGFVNGEEDVNKAYAQIENQLQRRMDLIPNLVNTVKGFAAHEEEVLGNIADARSRLAGANTPEEQAEANNELSGALSRLLVVVENYPELKADANFRQLMDELAGTENRLSVAREDYNAVVSDYNKKVKRMPGSIVASIFGFDEKEYFEADAAAQDAPNVDFEGDGE; from the coding sequence ATGAAAAAATTATTAGGTCCAATTGTTATAATTGTGGTGATTATTGCAATTTTTACAGCCATTTTAATACCAAGTTATAACGGTTTTGTTAACGGAGAAGAAGATGTAAATAAAGCATACGCGCAAATTGAGAACCAATTACAACGACGTATGGATTTGATACCAAACTTAGTGAACACAGTTAAAGGTTTTGCTGCACATGAAGAAGAAGTGCTTGGAAATATAGCAGATGCACGTTCTAGATTGGCTGGAGCGAATACTCCAGAAGAACAAGCGGAAGCGAATAATGAGTTATCAGGTGCTTTGAGCAGATTATTAGTTGTTGTAGAAAATTACCCGGAACTAAAAGCGGATGCAAATTTCCGTCAACTAATGGATGAGCTTGCAGGAACTGAAAATCGTTTATCTGTAGCACGTGAAGATTATAATGCAGTAGTTTCGGATTACAATAAAAAAGTAAAGAGAATGCCAGGAAGTATCGTTGCTTCTATATTTGGATTTGATGAGAAAGAGTACTTTGAAGCAGACGCAGCAGCTCAGGACGCTCCGAACGTTGACTTTGAAGGGGATGGCGAGTAA
- a CDS encoding TPM domain-containing protein: MVKVARMLIVALLLCLSIPIVTVAASNIPEPIPGELYVQDYENYLSDTTEQQIEELGVNLDNATGSQIVVMIINSLNGQDVNQFSVDVIREFGIGDKEKNNGVLLVIETDPEKVGDREVYIAVGQGLEGALPDGKIGRIIDEYTMPYLNQGSVDEAVLSTYQFLYNEVATEYGWDGELVEPKNPADTDGGFSFTTIIAIIIVIYIIFSIMNGGGRGGPGGRRRSRSIMFGPGSFGGGFGGGRSSGGGFGGFGGGSAGGGGAGRKW; the protein is encoded by the coding sequence ATGGTAAAAGTTGCGCGAATGCTCATCGTTGCGCTACTTTTATGTCTTAGTATACCAATAGTAACTGTAGCGGCGTCTAATATTCCTGAGCCAATTCCAGGTGAATTGTATGTTCAGGACTACGAAAATTATTTATCTGATACGACAGAGCAACAGATTGAAGAGTTAGGAGTTAATTTAGATAATGCTACAGGCTCACAAATAGTTGTGATGATTATCAACTCCTTAAATGGTCAAGATGTGAACCAATTTAGTGTAGATGTGATTCGAGAATTCGGTATTGGTGATAAAGAAAAGAACAATGGTGTTCTACTTGTAATCGAAACAGATCCCGAAAAGGTTGGAGATAGAGAAGTATATATTGCAGTTGGTCAAGGATTAGAAGGTGCACTACCCGATGGAAAAATAGGACGGATTATTGATGAATATACAATGCCTTATTTAAATCAAGGTTCTGTAGATGAAGCGGTACTTTCAACTTATCAATTTCTCTACAATGAGGTTGCAACTGAATATGGTTGGGACGGAGAATTGGTAGAACCTAAGAACCCGGCTGATACAGATGGAGGGTTTTCTTTTACAACGATCATTGCAATAATAATTGTAATTTATATTATCTTCTCTATTATGAATGGAGGCGGTAGAGGTGGTCCTGGTGGACGTCGTCGTTCTCGATCCATAATGTTCGGACCTGGCAGCTTCGGAGGTGGCTTTGGCGGCGGTAGAAGCTCTGGTGGAGGTTTCGGTGGATTCGGAGGAGGAAGCGCTGGAGGTGGCGGTGCAGGACGTAAATGGTGA
- a CDS encoding glutaredoxin family protein — translation MKVYLYTRPGCHLCDDARLMLKLVQEDVSFEMSEVNIEEDDDLHEKYMLMIPVVVFEDEIIQYGKVDYATLLEALL, via the coding sequence GTGAAAGTTTATTTATATACAAGACCAGGATGCCATTTGTGCGATGATGCCAGATTAATGTTAAAGCTTGTACAAGAGGACGTTTCTTTTGAAATGAGTGAAGTGAATATAGAAGAAGACGATGATTTACATGAAAAATATATGCTTATGATCCCAGTAGTTGTTTTTGAGGATGAAATTATTCAATATGGAAAGGTAGATTACGCTACGTTACTGGAAGCATTACTATAA
- a CDS encoding sugar-binding transcriptional regulator has translation MDPLLTAQLKLIPEMSDLLQKRYQILQMIQISKGIGRRVLGEQLGLSERDTRKELDALRMQNLIEVSREGAAITPTGTQVLLDLKEVVREWSGRLTLEQTLLKYLHVKEVIIVPGNVDTNKNAEMLLSQEAAKYLESILNDDKIIAVTGGSTIASISNFVHETSRWKNLMFIAARGGVGKDVSLQANTIASLFSDKMKGTYRTLYMPDSLSEDAYTTMKKEPFIQEMMDLYERTNIIIHGIGDAAEMARRRNSTEAEIERLKEIGSVSEAFGYYFNEQGEAVHRIRTIGIQLKQLKNIEYLLAVAGGAKKAKALLSYFKQAPSQTVLVTDEGAANEMMKIISQTN, from the coding sequence ATGGACCCTTTGCTCACAGCTCAATTAAAGCTAATTCCTGAAATGAGTGATTTGTTACAAAAGAGATATCAAATACTGCAAATGATTCAGATCTCTAAAGGGATTGGACGTCGTGTTTTAGGAGAACAACTAGGTTTATCAGAAAGAGATACACGAAAAGAACTAGATGCTTTAAGGATGCAAAACTTAATTGAGGTTTCACGAGAAGGAGCAGCTATTACTCCAACCGGAACCCAAGTACTACTAGATTTAAAAGAAGTTGTTCGAGAATGGTCAGGTAGATTAACGCTTGAACAAACACTTTTAAAATATTTACACGTTAAAGAAGTGATAATTGTACCTGGAAATGTAGATACTAACAAAAATGCAGAAATGCTTTTGTCACAAGAAGCAGCAAAGTATTTGGAGAGTATTTTAAACGATGACAAAATAATCGCTGTTACTGGCGGTTCTACCATTGCATCAATTTCCAACTTCGTACATGAAACATCCCGATGGAAAAACTTAATGTTTATCGCTGCAAGAGGCGGTGTTGGAAAAGATGTCTCATTACAAGCTAATACGATTGCCTCTCTTTTTTCCGATAAAATGAAAGGAACTTATCGGACATTGTATATGCCGGATAGTTTAAGTGAAGATGCATACACTACGATGAAGAAAGAACCATTTATACAAGAAATGATGGACCTATATGAAAGAACAAATATTATTATTCATGGTATAGGTGATGCAGCTGAAATGGCTCGAAGAAGAAATTCTACTGAAGCTGAGATAGAACGTTTAAAAGAGATTGGTTCTGTCAGTGAAGCATTTGGGTATTATTTTAATGAACAAGGCGAAGCTGTACATCGAATTAGAACGATTGGAATCCAATTAAAACAATTAAAAAATATAGAGTATTTGCTTGCAGTTGCAGGTGGTGCCAAAAAAGCAAAAGCACTTTTATCTTATTTTAAACAAGCGCCGTCACAAACTGTGTTAGTGACGGATGAGGGTGCAGCAAACGAAATGATGAAAATAATCTCACAAACAAACTAG
- the gap gene encoding type I glyceraldehyde-3-phosphate dehydrogenase, which translates to MTVKIAINGFGRIGRKVFREALEEKDLEVVAINDLTDAAMLAHLLKYDSVHGIFDAEVTSEGDYLIVNGKNIRVFAEKDPSALPWKEQQVDIVIECTGIFSTTEKAGKHIEAGAKKVILSAPAKDNMPTFVMGVNADKYNPETDHVVSNASCTTNCLAPVAKVLQDQFGIKRGMMTTVHSYTNDQRILDLPHSDYRRARAAAESMIPTTTGAASAVAKVLPELKGKLDGMAVRVPTPNVSLVDFVAELEKDVTVEQINTALKEASENELKGILAYNELPLVSIDYNGNTSSSTVDGLSTMVLGDNLIKVISWYDNESGYSARCIDLALLMMKKGL; encoded by the coding sequence ATGACAGTAAAAATAGCTATTAACGGTTTTGGACGAATTGGACGTAAAGTTTTTAGAGAAGCGTTAGAAGAGAAAGATCTTGAAGTGGTTGCAATCAATGATTTAACAGATGCTGCAATGCTTGCACATTTGTTAAAATATGATTCTGTACATGGAATTTTTGATGCAGAAGTTACTTCTGAGGGCGATTACTTAATCGTTAATGGAAAAAACATTCGTGTATTCGCGGAAAAAGATCCTTCTGCACTTCCTTGGAAAGAGCAACAAGTGGACATTGTTATTGAATGTACAGGTATTTTTAGTACTACTGAAAAAGCTGGGAAACATATTGAAGCTGGAGCTAAAAAAGTTATTCTATCTGCACCAGCAAAAGATAATATGCCTACATTTGTTATGGGTGTAAATGCAGATAAATATAATCCAGAAACAGATCATGTTGTATCAAATGCTTCTTGTACGACAAACTGTCTAGCTCCTGTAGCAAAAGTGTTACAAGATCAATTTGGTATTAAACGTGGAATGATGACGACAGTTCACTCATACACAAATGATCAACGTATTTTGGATTTACCACATAGTGATTATCGTCGTGCTCGTGCAGCAGCAGAATCGATGATTCCTACAACTACTGGGGCAGCATCAGCAGTTGCTAAAGTACTTCCTGAACTAAAAGGTAAATTAGATGGAATGGCTGTTCGTGTGCCAACTCCAAATGTTTCCTTAGTAGACTTTGTAGCAGAATTAGAAAAAGATGTAACAGTAGAACAAATTAATACTGCATTAAAAGAAGCTTCGGAAAATGAGTTAAAAGGAATACTAGCTTACAACGAGCTACCTCTTGTTTCTATCGACTATAATGGAAATACTTCTTCCTCTACAGTTGATGGACTCTCAACGATGGTACTTGGAGACAATCTTATTAAAGTAATCTCTTGGTATGACAATGAATCAGGATACTCAGCACGTTGTATCGATCTAGCTCTTCTTATGATGAAAAAAGGACTATAA
- a CDS encoding phosphoglycerate kinase has product MNEKQTMKDVSLQGKRVFCRVDFNVPMEDGKITDDTRIRAALPTINYLIEQGAKVILASHMGRPKGEVKEELRLTKVGEHLSKVLNKQVKKLDESIGSSVEQAVSQMNNGDVLLLENVRFHSGEEKNDAELAKAFASLADVYVNDAFGAAHRAHATTEGIAKLLPAVSGLLMEKELDVLGKALSNPERPFTAIIGGAKVKDKIGVIDHLLDKVDNILIGGGLSYTFSKAQGHDIGKSLVEEDKIELAQSFIEKAKEKGVAFYLPIDAVVADAFSKDANTKVVDIDQIPSDWMGLDIGPKTAALYSNVIKDSKLIIWNGPMGVFEMDAFAEGTKGVANAMADTAGYTIIGGGDSAAAVEKFEVADKMDHISTGGGASLEFMEGKDLPGVSALNDK; this is encoded by the coding sequence ATGAATGAAAAACAAACAATGAAAGACGTTTCTTTACAAGGTAAGAGAGTATTTTGCCGAGTAGACTTTAACGTACCTATGGAAGATGGAAAGATTACGGACGATACACGTATTCGAGCAGCACTACCAACGATAAACTATTTAATCGAGCAAGGTGCGAAAGTAATTTTGGCGAGCCATATGGGACGCCCTAAAGGGGAAGTAAAAGAAGAACTTCGTTTGACAAAAGTGGGAGAGCACTTATCTAAAGTATTAAATAAGCAAGTTAAAAAATTGGATGAATCGATCGGGTCTTCAGTGGAACAAGCTGTTTCCCAAATGAATAATGGAGATGTACTATTACTTGAAAATGTGCGTTTCCATTCAGGGGAAGAAAAAAATGATGCTGAACTTGCTAAAGCGTTTGCATCTTTAGCAGACGTATATGTTAATGATGCATTTGGTGCAGCTCATCGTGCTCATGCTACAACAGAAGGTATTGCTAAGCTTTTACCAGCTGTTTCTGGATTATTAATGGAAAAAGAACTAGATGTTTTAGGTAAAGCTTTATCGAATCCAGAAAGACCATTTACAGCAATCATAGGTGGAGCAAAAGTAAAAGATAAAATTGGTGTTATCGATCATTTATTAGACAAAGTAGATAATATTTTAATCGGTGGTGGATTATCGTATACTTTCTCAAAAGCTCAAGGGCATGATATCGGGAAGTCTCTTGTAGAGGAAGATAAAATCGAACTTGCACAGTCTTTTATTGAGAAAGCGAAAGAAAAAGGTGTTGCTTTCTATTTACCAATTGATGCAGTTGTAGCAGACGCGTTTTCAAAGGATGCAAACACGAAAGTGGTAGATATTGATCAAATCCCTTCTGATTGGATGGGGCTTGATATTGGACCAAAAACTGCAGCACTATATTCCAATGTCATTAAGGATAGCAAGCTGATTATTTGGAACGGCCCAATGGGTGTATTTGAAATGGATGCTTTTGCAGAAGGAACAAAGGGCGTTGCTAATGCAATGGCTGACACTGCTGGGTATACAATAATCGGTGGTGGAGACTCTGCAGCAGCAGTAGAAAAATTCGAAGTTGCGGATAAAATGGATCATATTTCGACTGGTGGCGGAGCTTCTTTAGAGTTTATGGAAGGTAAGGATTTACCAGGAGTTTCTGCATTAAACGATAAGTAA
- the tpiA gene encoding triose-phosphate isomerase has product MRKPVIAGNWKMYKTLTEAKDFVELLKGRQVDSSKVETIICAPALFLDQLVHDAKDSFISIGAQNMHEEKEGAFTGEVSGPQLKDLGVSYVVIGHSERRQYFNETDDSVNKKVKAAFENDLTPIICVGETLEQREQNETETLVSNQVMSALEGLSEENVKNSIIAYEPIWAIGTGKTATADDANDVCQAIRETVLDSFGEEVASSLRIQYGGSVKPENIEELLSKEHIDGALVGGASLQVDSFVKLLEAGENV; this is encoded by the coding sequence ATGCGTAAACCTGTAATAGCAGGGAATTGGAAAATGTATAAAACCCTCACGGAGGCAAAAGATTTCGTAGAACTGTTAAAAGGAAGACAAGTAGATAGTAGCAAAGTCGAAACAATTATTTGCGCTCCTGCTTTGTTTTTAGACCAACTTGTCCATGATGCAAAAGATTCTTTTATTTCCATAGGAGCACAAAATATGCACGAGGAAAAAGAAGGAGCTTTTACAGGGGAAGTAAGTGGTCCTCAGCTAAAAGATTTAGGCGTGAGCTATGTGGTCATTGGACATTCTGAAAGACGCCAATATTTTAATGAAACAGATGACTCTGTTAATAAAAAAGTAAAAGCCGCATTTGAAAATGATTTAACTCCTATTATTTGTGTAGGAGAAACATTGGAACAACGAGAACAAAATGAAACGGAAACCCTTGTTTCCAATCAAGTTATGTCAGCATTAGAAGGTCTTTCAGAAGAAAATGTGAAAAATTCGATCATTGCATATGAACCAATTTGGGCTATTGGGACTGGTAAAACTGCTACTGCTGATGATGCAAATGATGTATGCCAAGCAATTCGTGAAACAGTGCTTGATAGTTTTGGTGAAGAAGTTGCCAGCAGCTTGCGTATTCAATATGGTGGAAGTGTGAAGCCAGAAAATATAGAAGAATTGCTATCCAAAGAACATATCGACGGAGCATTAGTTGGCGGAGCGAGCTTACAAGTAGACTCATTCGTTAAACTTTTGGAGGCTGGAGAAAATGTCTAA